AAACCGGTGCGAAGATTCGAGCTCTTCGCCTGCGTGGAAATGCTGTTGGGTTCGCGCGTGGCGGGGAGAGGCGTGCGGATGGAGTCGTCCCACCCGTCCTGGTCGGGCGGGAAGAAGACCGCCGCCGCAACTCGCATTCTTCTCGTCGAGGACAACCCGATCAACCAACAGGTGGCGATCGGCATCCTGGGGAAACTGGGATACGGGGCGGATCTGGCGAACAACGGCCGGGAGGCGATCCGGGCTTTGGAGAAGCAGCAATATGATCTCGTGCTTATGGACGTGCAGATGCCGGAAATGGATGGATGGGAGGCGACCGCCGAAATAAGAAACCCCCTCTCCTCCGTACGCGACCACGAGATTCCGGTGATCGCCATGACCGCGCACGCCATGAAGGGGGACCGGGAAAAATGTCTCTCCGCCGGCATGAACGACTACATGACCAAACCGATTCGCCCGGAGGTTCTCATGGACGTGTTGATCCGTTGGGGGCGGGTGGAGTCGGGAAGGATCGAGGCGGAAGAAGAGAACGGGGTCTCGCGGGTGGACGGCGCCGGGGAATGCGTTCCTCCTTGCGTCACGGACGATCGGTCCGGTGAGCCGAGCCATCCCGAGAAAGGGCCGGCGCACCCCGTCTTCGACCGGGAGGCTTTTCTCGAGCGCGTGATGGACGACCCGAACCTCGCCAAAGTGATCGTAGAGAGTTTTCTCAAGGACGTTCCGGAACGGCTGAAAAAGATGGAGGAACATCTGGCCGAAGGGGACGTGAACAGCGCGGAGCGGCAGGCTCACAGCATCAAGGGAGCGGCGGCCAACGTGGGGGGGGAGGCACTCCGCGAGGTCGCCTTCACCATCGAGAAGTCGGGAAGAGCGGGGGACCTGGCGTCGATGAGGGACCTTTTTCCGGGGATGATCGCGGAGTTCGAACGCTTCCGGGTAGTCGCTCTCGAAACGGTTTAATCGAAACGCGTTTCCCCCGACCCCCCACCTGCCGGCCATCGCCCCGCCTTCGGCGTCGTGTCCCCTCTCTCTCTCGTTCTTTCGACCCCGAAAATAGGCCGCGCGCTCGGTAAGAGAACGCGCCGCACTCCCGAAATTACCCTACGAACTTCCCATCCGATCCCGGCGGGGGCGAGCCGGGGCCGAAAACCGGGTCCGTGCAGTTCCTCTTGAATGCCACGGTCGATCCGGGCGATTCCCATTGATCCCATCACGAACACCCCCCGATGATGCATGCATCCAATAGGGAACCAAAGGACTCCTTGCAGCAAACGGTTTGTATGAGCTTATAAAATAGTCGGTTAGCGTGTGTGCAGCTATTTTGATTAATTGATTGACTTAATCGATCGTTTGATTATAATAAAAGACAAAGTGGGAAACGGTCGTGGCTGGATCGGAGGTGTACGGATGGAAGAAAGAGGGGAGGGGGCCGGGACTCCGGAAAGACTCCGCGGACTTCTGGAGGAACTCCCGGAGGAGTTGGCGCCCCCCGCCCCCGAGTCGCCGGCCGGCAGAATCCTCGCCGCGGCGAGGGATCTCGCCGCCGAGTCGGGCTTGGAGGGAATCTCCATGCGGGCGGTCGCGGAGGGGGCCGGCGTCAACCAGGCGATGATTCACTATTATTTCGGTTCCAAAGAGAAGATGATCGGCGCCTTGGTTCGCCGGGAGATCCTCTGCATCTTGCGGGACGTGGTCCGCGGCTTGGACGCCGCCCCGGCGGGATCGGATCTGCTCGTGAGCTTCCCCCTCCGCCTTCTCGACGCGCTCCGCTCGGATCGAATTCGCCTGCGGCTCGTGCGGCGGGTTCTCGCCACCCACCCGGACCGTCTCTCCCGGGCGATCCATGAATTGGGGCGGCACGGCCTGCTCGGATCGAGCCGCATCCTTCTCGAGCGGATCGAGAGCGAGCGGGAGGAGGGGAGTCTCCCCGGCGTGGAACCCCGTTCGGTTCTGCTTTTTTTGCTCTCTTCGGTGTACGGGCTGGTCCTGTTGGAACCGGTGGCGCGGACACTCATCGGCTTTCACATGGAGGACGACGCCGACTGGCGCGGTTACGGCGTCGATCTCGGCTTCCTGATCGGGAAGGGCCTCCGGGGCGGGGCCGGAAGGGAGGAGTGAAAATGCGGTATCGGTCCGGGATCGCCGCGCTCGTGTTCGCGCTGTCCGCCTCGTGGGTCGGCGCCGCTCCGTCATCGGAAGGGGAGAGGGGGGGCGTTCTGACGCTGGAGCGATGTGTGTCGCTCGCCCGGGAAAACGCTCCCCGCCTCCGGGCGGCCTCCGCCGGAGCGGAGGCGGCGCGGGCGCGGGCCGACGAGGCGTCGTCGCGAAGATTCCCCTCGGCCGACCTGGGCGGCAGTTATCGATTCACCAGTGAAGTGATGAAAAAGGAGATCTCCATCGGCTTCGGTCTCCCTCCCTTCGCGCTCGCTTTCGGCGACGAACATCAGGCGGATTGGAATCTGGGGATCGTCGTTCCGATTTTCACCGGTGGGGAACTGGGGCGGATCGCGCGGGCGGAGGAGGCGGAGGCGCGCGCGGCGGAGAAGACGAGCGAAGCGGCTTTGCTCGATCTGACGAGGGATGTGCGCGCGGCGTTCTTCACCGCCATGGGACGGCGGGCGGGCGCGGATGCGGCGGCGCTCGCCGTCGATCGCCTGGAGAGAAGGGTGAGGGAGTTGGACGCCGCGATACGCCTGGGGGGGGCGACCGCGGAGGACAGGCTCCGCGCGGAGGCGCGTCTCGGCGACGCGCGCCGGCGGATGTTGCGCGCCGAGGCCTCGAGGGACTCGGCGGCATTCGAGCTGGGGCGCCTGATCGGGCAACCCGGTCTTCCCGCATCGCCCGAGGGGGATCTGGAGGAGTCGATCTTGAAAGGTCGCGATCTCTCGACGGATCGGATCGCGGGGAGACCCGAACTGGCGGCGATGGAGAAACGACGGGAGCGGATGGAATCGCTGGCCGCGGCGGCGGGCGGGAGGTTTCTTCCCCGAGTGATGGGTGATCTCCGCGCCCATTACGGCCGGCCGGGCGTGGACGTTTTCGAGAACGACTGGATGGAGTACGCCACCGCCTCCCTCTCGCTGAACTGGACGCTCTGGGATTTCGGCGGGCGGTCCGCCGCCAAACGCCGGGCGGAGGCGGGCGTCCGCCGGGCGGATGCGGAACGGCGCGAGATGGAGGATGTTTTCGTCGCCGCCCACGGGACGGCCGAATCCCTTTTACGCTCGTCGCGGCTCGAGTGGGCCGAGGCGGAACGCCGGGTGGAGCTGAGCCGGGCGATTGTGGATCTCGTCGGCCGTCGCCGGGCGGAGGCCGAGGCTTCGGAGAGCGAGTACCTGGACGCCGAGGACGATCGCGCCGAGGCCGAAATCGGTTTGGCCCTCGCCTACGCCCGGATTCGGCTCGCGGAAACGGCTCTTCTCTGGACGTTGGGCCAATGATCGCGGAGGAGATGAAACGGATGAGAAGAACAAAGGGAGCGGGGAGGAGCGGTGCGTTTCCCCGAGGCGCGGCGGCGCTGATCGTGCTGGTCGTGGCGGCCGGATGCATGGGCGACGAAAAGCCCCGCCCCGCCGGCACCTTCGAGGCGGCAACGGTCGACGTGGCGCCCGTCCAGAGCGGCCGAACGCTTCTCGTGGCCGCCGAAGAGGGGGAACGGATCGCCGCGGGGGATACGTTGATCCTTTTAGACACGGATCTGATCGGGCTCCGCCGGACCGAGGCCGAAGCGGGACGCGCGGGCCTCCGGGCTCAGCGCGCCGCCGGGGCGGCCGAAATCGACCAGGCGGAGAGGAGCCTGGCGCATCTGGAGACCACGCGGGAGAGGGCTGGAAAGCTGCGCGACGCGGGAACCGCCACGGACCAACGGGTGGATGACCTTACCGCCGAACGGGACATGGCGCGGAGCCGTCTCGCGGCGGCGCGGGCGCGCGTCGAGGCGATCGACGCCGAAGGGAAACGATTGGACGCGGCGCTTGCCGTTTTCGACCGGCAGATCCGGGACGGCGTCATCGTTTCTCCCGTGTCCGGCACGGTGTTGGCGCGCGCCCTCGAGCCGGGGGAGGTGGCCGTCGCCGGCCGCACCGCCCTCCGCGTGGCCGACCTCTCGGAGATGGAGCTACGGATTTATCTGGAAGCGATCGACCTGGATCGGGTGCGCGTGGGCGACGAACTCCCGGTCCTGGCGGACGCGCTCCCCGGCGAACGGCTCGTCGGAAGGGTGAGTTGGATCAGCGACGAAGCGGAGTTCACGCCCAAGAACGCCCAAACCCGAAACGCCCGCGCCCAGCTTGTCTACGCGGTCAAACTGCGGGTTCCCAATCCGGAGGGGCGTCTTCACGTGGGGATGGCGGCGGAGGTGAGAATTCCTTGACAGGCGAAACGCCCGCCCTGTTCGTCGAGGATTTGCGGAAGAGCTACGGCGCCGCCGCCGCGCTCCGCGGGCTCTCCCTCGCGGTGGAGGCGGGTCGGATCTGCGGCCTGATCGGTCCCGACGGGGCGGGGAAAACCACCGCCATGCGGATCCTATGCGGTCTTCTCCGCGCGGACGGCGGAACCGCGCGAATCCTCGGCCGGGATTGTACGGCCGAGGCGGTTTGGGTGAAGGAGCGGATCGGCTACATGCCGCAGCGGTTCAGCCTCTACCCGGACCTCACCGTCGCCGAAAACATCCGTTTCTTCGCCGATCTCTTCGGCGTACCGGCGGAGGAACGCGCCGTCCGGGAGGCGCGGCTCATGGAATTCAGCCGTCTCGCTCCCTTCCGGAAGCGTCGCGCGGGAAAACTCTCCGGAGGGATGAAGCAGAAACTCGCGCTCTGCGCCACGCTGATCCACACGCCGAGGGTGCTGATCCTGGACGAGCCGACAACCGGCGTGGATCCGGTCAGCCGCCGCGAGTTCTGGCAAATCCTGCGGGAGTTGGCCGAGGATGGACTCGCCCTTCTGATCAGCACGCCCTACATGGACGAGGCGGATCTTTGCGATGAGGTGGTCCTGATGCACCGGGGAACGGCGATCGCCCGCGGCGCGCCGTCGCAGCTCGCCTCCCTCTTTCCCCGCCGCATCCTGGAGGTCTCCGGCGCGGGATTGACCGAAGCGCTCGTTCGGCTCGAAAGCGCGGCGCTTCCCGGCGTCGCGGTGCGGCGCTTCGGCGACCGTCTCCATCTGGTTTACGACGACGACGGGCAGGCGGCGGATACGGCACGACTCCTG
The genomic region above belongs to Candidatus Eisenbacteria bacterium and contains:
- a CDS encoding TetR/AcrR family transcriptional regulator — protein: MEERGEGAGTPERLRGLLEELPEELAPPAPESPAGRILAAARDLAAESGLEGISMRAVAEGAGVNQAMIHYYFGSKEKMIGALVRREILCILRDVVRGLDAAPAGSDLLVSFPLRLLDALRSDRIRLRLVRRVLATHPDRLSRAIHELGRHGLLGSSRILLERIESEREEGSLPGVEPRSVLLFLLSSVYGLVLLEPVARTLIGFHMEDDADWRGYGVDLGFLIGKGLRGGAGREE
- a CDS encoding TolC family protein; translated protein: MRYRSGIAALVFALSASWVGAAPSSEGERGGVLTLERCVSLARENAPRLRAASAGAEAARARADEASSRRFPSADLGGSYRFTSEVMKKEISIGFGLPPFALAFGDEHQADWNLGIVVPIFTGGELGRIARAEEAEARAAEKTSEAALLDLTRDVRAAFFTAMGRRAGADAAALAVDRLERRVRELDAAIRLGGATAEDRLRAEARLGDARRRMLRAEASRDSAAFELGRLIGQPGLPASPEGDLEESILKGRDLSTDRIAGRPELAAMEKRRERMESLAAAAGGRFLPRVMGDLRAHYGRPGVDVFENDWMEYATASLSLNWTLWDFGGRSAAKRRAEAGVRRADAERREMEDVFVAAHGTAESLLRSSRLEWAEAERRVELSRAIVDLVGRRRAEAEASESEYLDAEDDRAEAEIGLALAYARIRLAETALLWTLGQ
- a CDS encoding efflux RND transporter periplasmic adaptor subunit; this translates as MRRTKGAGRSGAFPRGAAALIVLVVAAGCMGDEKPRPAGTFEAATVDVAPVQSGRTLLVAAEEGERIAAGDTLILLDTDLIGLRRTEAEAGRAGLRAQRAAGAAEIDQAERSLAHLETTRERAGKLRDAGTATDQRVDDLTAERDMARSRLAAARARVEAIDAEGKRLDAALAVFDRQIRDGVIVSPVSGTVLARALEPGEVAVAGRTALRVADLSEMELRIYLEAIDLDRVRVGDELPVLADALPGERLVGRVSWISDEAEFTPKNAQTRNARAQLVYAVKLRVPNPEGRLHVGMAAEVRIP
- a CDS encoding ABC transporter ATP-binding protein, producing MTGETPALFVEDLRKSYGAAAALRGLSLAVEAGRICGLIGPDGAGKTTAMRILCGLLRADGGTARILGRDCTAEAVWVKERIGYMPQRFSLYPDLTVAENIRFFADLFGVPAEERAVREARLMEFSRLAPFRKRRAGKLSGGMKQKLALCATLIHTPRVLILDEPTTGVDPVSRREFWQILRELAEDGLALLISTPYMDEADLCDEVVLMHRGTAIARGAPSQLASLFPRRILEVSGAGLTEALVRLESAALPGVAVRRFGDRLHLVYDDDGQAADTARLLEGCGVSIETARPGVEDLFLERMGAEEGSGEKGET